One stretch of candidate division KSB1 bacterium DNA includes these proteins:
- a CDS encoding PorV/PorQ family protein, with product MRRIVTWCVILLLPVLGVHGLSHAQPVKYAQAGMGFLKIDVGGRAAMAGTQLGSKGDAMSVFYNPALLAQAEGLQVMTSMTNWIADIKHYGTAASWNLGNWGTFGVSFIWMDYGELKRTIPYTGDDPVLRNQGYVDQGTFEVGEYCVGLGYSRWISQQFAVGGHLKYAHQDLGDVLIFDEIRGQERMQHNALGNVAFDFGTLFYPGLYDFRFGFSLRNFSGQNDYFDQRFELPLTATFGVAMDVLNLLSSAEGRNSRLTVALDWSHPRDYKERLHAGVEYSLADMIFVRGGYKFNYDEEGFTLGAGFRKDMAGFGVQLDYVYTDFGIFDSVQRFSIGLYMK from the coding sequence ATGAGACGAATCGTGACGTGGTGCGTAATCCTGCTCCTTCCCGTGCTGGGAGTGCACGGTCTGTCCCATGCCCAGCCGGTCAAATACGCCCAAGCAGGCATGGGCTTCCTGAAGATCGACGTGGGGGGCCGCGCGGCGATGGCAGGCACCCAACTGGGCTCCAAAGGGGACGCGATGTCCGTCTTCTACAACCCAGCGCTCCTGGCCCAGGCCGAAGGCCTTCAGGTCATGACTAGCATGACCAATTGGATTGCCGACATCAAGCATTACGGCACCGCGGCCTCGTGGAACCTAGGGAACTGGGGCACTTTTGGGGTCAGCTTCATCTGGATGGACTATGGCGAGCTCAAGCGCACGATCCCCTACACGGGAGATGACCCCGTGCTGCGCAACCAGGGCTACGTGGACCAGGGGACCTTCGAGGTCGGGGAATACTGTGTTGGCTTGGGCTATTCCCGCTGGATCAGTCAGCAGTTCGCGGTGGGCGGACACCTGAAATACGCCCATCAGGATCTGGGCGACGTTCTGATCTTCGATGAGATCCGGGGGCAGGAACGGATGCAGCACAATGCGCTCGGGAACGTCGCCTTCGACTTCGGCACCCTGTTCTATCCTGGGCTGTACGATTTCCGTTTCGGCTTCTCCTTGCGCAACTTCTCCGGTCAGAACGACTACTTCGATCAGCGCTTCGAGCTGCCCCTGACAGCTACCTTCGGCGTGGCCATGGACGTCCTGAATCTGCTCTCGAGCGCGGAAGGCCGGAACAGCCGTCTCACCGTGGCGCTGGACTGGTCGCATCCGCGGGATTACAAGGAACGCCTGCACGCCGGGGTCGAGTACTCGTTGGCGGACATGATTTTCGTACGGGGCGGCTATAAGTTCAATTACGATGAAGAAGGCTTTACCCTCGGTGCCGGGTTCCGAAAGGATATGGCCGGCTTTGGGGTGCAGCTCGACTACGTGTACACCGACTTCGGCAT